Within the Medicago truncatula cultivar Jemalong A17 chromosome 4, MtrunA17r5.0-ANR, whole genome shotgun sequence genome, the region AATTACTTGCTTTATATTCATATATTCTACTTGTCAATTTAAGTAGATGCAATCAACCAACATAGAATAAAGGAGTTTCATGATTTGTAATCAGCATCAAATTATGTAATATGACTTATGCATATTATCTATTATATGTAAAAGAAGCAATTAGAATAATATTTCATGGTGTAATATAAGCAGAGTACAAGTGTGTTACAAGAAAAGAACACCATTTCttcactaaaaaaaagaaaaaggaaagaacaCCATTTGCATGTAGTTTCTGATTTCTTTGCCAGCGGATTGTGCATTCGTTTTCTTTGCCGAAGgaaatctatctatctatctatatttaTATCTATTTATATTATGGAAAAAGATTGAAAGACACCCTTTTTTATACACCTCTCGTGTACACCCCATATGTTAggagtattttagtaatttcgcATCACATCATCATCTCCTCTTATCctttctttcaatgtttttgtcACATGTCACAATTCTGTGTGGCTGTTAAAAGGTAtatgccacctaaggtggtcCATGTATAAGGGCtcttatattataaatatttacctTATAAGAAATGAAAAGTATATGCGGTTGATCATTTAGCTTACAGTACAGTATTGATATTCTTACAGCTACACCAAAAGCATATTTCAATTATGTGGATTGTGGCACATTGTTTCGCAACGTTCTTTTGTTTTTTCGTCTTACTTTCGTTCATTTTAGATTGACGGAGTAACTTTGATCCAGTGTAGATTAAACAGTGACATTGACGTCTTCATTGTTATAGGTATGGAGGTATGTGCGCACTTTAAATTCATCATATGTGTAGCCGTTGTCACATCTATATACATTTTATCCTAGTATAATATTAACCTGGATGTTTTGTGTTTGTTcacaaatttattctttttttgttttagtaaattttaatttgCTTTCGATCTATGTATTTTaccaatttaaatgaataaatgacattattttagtaaaattattattattagagttTAAGTCTAAAGTTCTGCAATTGATAGATTATAGCCTCCATGAAGGTGTGTCTCCACTAAtctgtatttttcttataaaaaaacaaacaagcaCTATCTTACAAGTGTTTATATACAACTTACTTTTTAatcaaatagaaaatataattaataccATATGTGATACTTAACTTAGATGTTTATAACAAGTTAgtattatgtttgttttgttacGGATTGatcttattttataataaaaaatcttaaaGATCGATTTGTAACAGAAAAAGTTAAAGGTCTAACTTattataaacatataatttaaaGGGCCTAGATGGTATTTAGCCTATTTAATGATATGTGAAATGTTTATTAATTTAAGTTTAAAACGACTTCTCTTGAGCTATCTTTGCAACTCCTTTCAAACAATATGAAAAATGATTGTGTTAATAGATAAATCTAAAATTTCTTATTTGCCCATTCATGCACAAACCATCTAAAACAACAATGTTTACCTTAGGTGTTTAATGCTGGTATCATCCTCCTCGTCATCCACTTTCAACGGTTCATTCAAACACTACAAGAAATTTATCATATACCAACTACAAAGAATCTTTGGTAAAGGTCATAAAACCTATGCCAACCAACAATCGCTTGCTTCCGTCAACTAAAATTCGCCACACCAACGGTAAAATGCCGTCCCAATAGCTTATAGCAACGGTAAATTTAGGTCTTTGGAGAAAACTTTGAAGCTATAGCAATGGTTAGTTACATTACACCTAATTAATAGCTTTACCCACCACCTATATCTGTCGGTATATGACCGGATTATCCgttacaaataaaattttgcctaaaataatattttttaataataaactttTGGCAATACTTTTTATATGCGCCACACAAAATTTAAAGCAACATCaaagaaaaattcatttatattatcAAAATAGCAAGTCTTagaaacatattaaaataaaaagtaatgtCAATTACATATAATAACAAACACCAAAATAGATAGATACTACGACACAAAAAACACCCAATAGATGAACACAAACATATCCAAGATGAAAGTAGTTTTTAATCTTCCTCTCTTCCGTTTTCATCGCTGCATGAACTTGAAGAATTTGTCTAGTTTGAGGCGCTAGAAGCATCTGTAGCctattgaaaataaaagagaatacgTTACAATCTCAACTTAATACATGTTATCCTAATATTCAAAATATGAACTCAAAGCGTAAAATATAATATACCTGTTTTGCAGCTTGTAAAAGAACATTCAAATCTTCTTGAGATAATCGATTTTGTATCACGAACATCATATTTGCCATAAACATATTTGTCTTCTCTTGACTTTCTCACATTTTCTCGAGGCTTGCCCGCATTTTCTTAAGTTCATCCCTCAACTCTTGATTTTCAGACAAAGAAGCTTTTGGTTTTTTAGGTTTAGGAATATTTCCTATACAATGCACACATCCCCTCTTTTCAGGTCCTTTTACTTGGGAATAAATGTCAACCTTTTGAGGCATATGACTTTGTGTCTTTTGGACCGGTTGAGAAGCTTGAGCCCcattattatgtttgtttagtTCTTCCTGTAATAATGTTATAATAGATGTATAGATTAAAAGAATACCAAAGGGAAACAAGGATAACAAATGCCGAAGGAAATGTTCACAAAATGTAGCTACAAGCATTCTACCGGCACATTGAAACAAGTATCGTCCACGTCCTCGTCAACCTGTACCAGTTTGCTCAAAACTTTCACCGGTGTGCATTGAgcttcaacatcatcatcatcatcatcatcttcaaaatcACACATAAATTGagataaagtaaataaaacctAAATCATGCAATTGAAAATTCACGAAAGATTTTTGCATGAACGATCGATACCTAGATCAATGCAAACAACCTTCGATTGAGGTTTTGAACGAAACACAGCTGTAGAATCgaaattgaatgaatgaaaaatgacgaaaaaatgaattgaattcaGGAAAAAGAAAGAGGAATGGAGCAACAAGAGTGACTTACATGCTTGAAGAAAATCGTATTTTGAAATGGGAGGAGAAGGAGATTTGACATGGGTTCTGAATTTTCTGAGCATTATCTCAGGAAGATTCTCGGTTTTCGATTCTACCTTGAAATCGAAGACATCGAATTCGGTTTTCGATTCTACCTTGACATCAAAGACATCGAATTTGTTGATTGGGGAAGAGGATGCAGAAGATGAACGTTGAGTCATGGAGTGAATGAGTGAAACTACAGAAATGTTAGGGTGTTGTTGCTATTTTTGTGTGAATTTGGGAGTCGTTACTATTTCTCAGTTTCTTATTAGTGGTTTCAGACTTTCATGAAtttgtgtaaaatatttttttgggatttggtcgttgtaatttgaagatttttttgttttagacttttatgaaaatttttgtctcctataatttaagaaaatcttGGGTTATCCTCtgcaatttgagcaaatttcggtttacctcctgttaatttgagaaaattttggtttactcCTCTTCCATATCATTGATTTTGTACGGTCAAAATTCATAAAggttcaaaaccaaaaaacttcaaattacaaggacggaatccaaaaagaaaattttacaaaggaaaaatCCGGATTCATGAAggttcaaaaccaaaaaacttcaaattataaggacggaatccaaaaagaaaattttacaaaagaaaaatccGGAAATGttctatattacaggggtaaatcactcttgataaaaaaaaaacactgtaCTCCATAATTTTTGTGAGGACAccataaaatttattcaatatacatcatttaaaaaaaataatcatcaaataaGAAGGAAAGTTCCTATTCAAGAAATAAGAAGGAAAGCTATATAGTATGTATCATTTTCTCAcagtttgcaattttttttttttttgaaagatagaGAGCAGAGCCCATAAAACTAGACATAAATCAGTCAAATACAAGAATTTAACTTGAACATAATTGCgctcataaaaatcaaaacgGACTCATGATCGTTTTCCATATTAACCAACACATCTACGCACGCATTAGCTTCACCTatattggattttattttatttttttaagaaattttatttaattgaaaaaattattttgtttaatcaatAGTATAACCGTTTGATTCCATATCAACTAGCTTGTGTCATGCTCATAAACTATTTTAAGATTAAACTTTACCTTACTACAAATCAATATGTTTTATCAATATATAGCTAGGTAAATGacttcccttcaaaaaaaaaaaaaactaggtaAATGACTTGCTAGGATTATGCAAGAATTTTGACAGAACCATCAATTAAACAATTTCTGTTTCTATGTGATAGATTGGGATTCACTCCCTTCCACATATTTCCTTTTTTCACCAATTAAACACTTTCTTGTATATCTTTTTCATTACTTACCttttgtttttgacttttgGGTTCACTTGTAAGACATCCAtatgttgaaataatttttaaccTATTAGTTTATGATTAGAAGACATCGTCGATTTTGATTGATTGGCTATATTTATGTTGAACTTGGATAGGTGGCTTTAACCTCTTGAACTCTATCTTGTTTCATCTGAATCAATTTATGGTTGCACCTTTCAACACATATTGATTATTGCATATGTTTTCATGAGACATCATTGAAAGAATCTGGAATCTTAGATAAAGAAtacaaacatttttgaatttgtttttaattatcaAAGCAAACtttaagaagagaaatagaTTAGTCATAAGATTAACTTCATcagaaaagtcattctcataACTTCACCataaaaattttcatattgAAGATGTTATATATTCACATTCAATTGTTTGTGATATGCCGTCAGAATCGCTTTCAAATGTATACTTCTCAATTCCCTACGGAGCACACTAATGCTTGCAAATTTATCACGATGACAATTTAGACATCTTTAAAGCAAAGTGATATACAAtaacatgaaatatatatagttaGTTATTTTAGCTTTAAAATGTCAACAATGTTGTACCAAACTTTATATCTTTCTATTTTACCAAAAATCTTATTTTGACCATTTTCGAAGGCAAAAAATGACACCCACTTCTTTCGTATTGAAGTGGTAATTAACTGTTCTTTAGACGAGAATCAATTGCTGATTGATTTTGCTTGAGATGCGCGTTGGTAGAAGAGGAAacttaaacataaagaaaaagaaaatattaaaattcatgCCACCaaatattttagtcatttacCCCAAAAATGATGGACAGAAGGTTATTGGCCATAGCCAGTCATACTATGAGGTCCACGACTAGTCGTTTAATTTTAGGGTCCATATTAAGGGTTGCTAGACGACTCTGACCGTTAAGCTAAATTTTTTCTAATCAAATTCTTTTTCCTATTGTAGTAATcagaaattttaatttaagattAATTAGAATATAACTTTACACTCGTTGTTGAGGATTTTTAAGTAAAAGTTTATAAAGAAAGATATTTGTGTTGATGTAACCGTGGAACTAGTAAAATGTTTGATTAAGTACTTAAAATATTATAGATAATTCGGATTATTCAGTGCTATTGTTATCTGAAAAAGTGTCCAATTAAATGAAGATTTTATAAGTatgtatgttaaaatatttcaaaataatataaaaaaagtactagacaaaagtttatatattcttcttaaaaaagtttagtttatatatatatttttaggaaaGTTTAGTTTATATATTGTAGATCAAAcaatagatttattttttttttttttggcttaaatgcaatttttttttaggtaagcttaaatgcaattttcatctccctatttatatattttcaaaaatcaactttttggTCCTTTTATTAAGAAAGTTAACGAAATTTTTTGGTCCCCCACCAATATAAATGATATGGCATCCGCATCAATGATGTGGCACTGAGTTGGCGACAATGAGTTGGAAAGAATGATTTCTCAAAACCCaacaatcaaattcaaaacacATATATCTTCACTGTCACATCCTCATTCATTTGCGCAtaatcaagaaatcaaattcaatcttGATACAAAACCtaaatattttaacattgatATCCTAAACCTCATGAACATGACAGAGGAAGGATACCtattggaggaagaaaaaagtGGGAATCTATTAGTTACCGGCAACTATATAAGAATGATCTCTCTATCTTCAACAACTAACGAGTCCgacaatcaaaatatcaaataaagtACATAAAAGTTGCTCCCACCATCTCAAGTTCATATGATTCattctcttttcaatttctttttatttattttctaaatgcACATGTTAAAGTACATATTAATGAACCTATTTAAGGACTTTTTTTGGTTTAGCACCAATGGAGTTATTGAGTCCTTaatgtatttttgtttaaaaattataatatctgACATGGACGCGTGAGATCCATTTAAAAATCCTTATTAGTTTAttaccattgtggatgctcttgtGTGATTTCTTAAACTAATAATCAATGGAATGAAAggacaaaatttattttaaagaacgCTATAGATAAACACGATGATGACTATTCTAGCTTTTTTGTCCTATGCTATATTTACAACTCTTCTCAAACAATATGCCACATCAGAAATGATAAATGAACACGCAAATTCAGACACAAATACGACAATAGTGGcttttattgtaattttcatTAAAGTATAAGGGCAAAATCGGGGTTTCAATTGAATAATTCCCTCTTTGTATAGTACGTCGGTATCCCTCTTCTCTCCCCTATCTCTCTTCCCTGACTGGTGGTCGCAGAAGAATGAAATTGTGACCGAGGTAGAAAGGATGGTGGTCGCAGAAGGAGGGCGATATGGTGGGGTTCGGAGTCGCAGAAGACAGCGACGGCTACAGGAGGCGATAAGGATGGAAGGTGGGACAAACTTGCTGTTTGGTGTGGTGGTGGAGATCGGATCTGAGAAGCAGGAGACAATGGTGAGACGGTGGAGAGCGGAGGTCAAATCTCAGAGAAGGAGACAGCGAATGTTGCGGCGGTGGTGAGAGGGAAGAGACGGTGGTAAGATTGAGAGACATAGTTGTAAAGAGAGTTGCTGAAAAGGGGGAAGatgtaaagagagaaaaagaaaaaagaaagaggaaaaaTACCGTATTTCTATACGGTGTCAGTATTGTGTCTAATTTTTTGTGTCTGGTTATCACTGCTCATGGCACATGTCATGTTAATAAATAAATCTATATGTAAAATTAGGGTCACTTCATATCTAAAAGTGACGATGTGTAGCTGAACATGGCTCCAAATAGATTGGGATTAGATGACTTTGGAtgggaattttttattttttttatttttatgattttagtgTATTTAGGAGCGATTTATAAAAGTAATagatgaaagagaaatgatagtTAAGACGGGGTTCACTTGGGTGACTTTAAGTTTGACGACTTTATCTCTATCTCGATTCTAACCAATAATTAtctctcatcaaaataatttattttaatcatttatctATCATTATCTCTCATCTAAAATACACTAAAATAGCCAAACTCATTAAaacacaaaatcacaagtatTTTCTGTCAAGAGGAGGAAACTGAGAGTGATAGAGAGAAAGTCATGGTGACTTTTCCTCCATAATGTCATATAATCCTAACAAGCTCCAAACACAACACAAtactacttcctccgtccctatatgtaagcacccatttgatttagttttgtccctaaatgtaaaccccttttcaaattactagatacatttattatttttttcctaaacatacccctaattaatactactaacttgttttgaaatataaaaagtcaaattcaatacacatacaaataaaagataatttggtaatattaataCACAGAACAGACATATTAATTACactgacaacttttcttaagaaatgtgaaaaaagcaaAGAGAGGTTACATTAAGGACCGAGGAAGTATTAAATACTAGGAGTCTTGACAATTTTGAAGTCTGCACAACAAATCATACAAAAGAATCTTGTttgctttattattattattattattattattgccgACGCCATGCACTTCAACATTCCAGTtgctatattaaaaaaaaataataataatgtacaCACCATCAAATTTATAGTAGGTATACATCAATTCAgaaaaatttatcaaataagAAGGAAAGCCACGTATCATTTTCTCCCAACTTTCAGTGTAGCAGACATTTTCAGCGCTGGATCACCTTCACAAACAAAACGCAACTTTGTTTTTCACCTATATTGAAGCTGTTATATACTTATgttcaattgtttcttatatatcCAGTCAGAATCGCTTTCAAATGTATTTGCTTCTCAATTTCCACCTTCgcatttgaattaaaaatagaGCGACGaagatttttttaacagaaggatTGCGGCAAATATTAGCATCCCTACCGAGCACACTAATGCCTGCAAGTTCATCACCATAACAATTTAGACATCGCTAAAGCAAAGAGAAATACAATAACataatttacaaataaatatagACAAAACTACATCAAGAgtcctttaatttaatttaatttaaagtttcaaacatgtcttttatctttatttcgTTTTTCATGTCAAGTTAGTCATTTTAGTTAAAAACGTCA harbors:
- the LOC25494201 gene encoding uncharacterized protein is translated as MTQRSSSASSSPINKFDVFDVKVESKTEFDVFDFKVESKTENLPEIMLRKFRTHVKSPSPPISKYDFLQASVFRSKPQSKVVCIDLDDDDDDDVEAQCTPVKVLSKLVQVDEDVDDTCFNVPEELNKHNNGAQASQPVQKTQSHMPQKVDIYSQVKGPEKRGCVHCIGNIPKPKKPKASLSENQELRDELKKMRASLEKM